From a single Nicotiana tomentosiformis chromosome 2, ASM39032v3, whole genome shotgun sequence genomic region:
- the LOC138905110 gene encoding uncharacterized protein, translated as MAREVGMGTPYQVVVEIARRIEGYRQKGREQMQRDKRSHFSGEFRGAPTRGRGHFGRVQPSMPPYSAPPPPRGVPARPYFNAMPESSYRPPAIQGSSSGYSGYHGSSRAYFSAIPKISYHPPAIQGSSGGYSGHHGRTLGQQSTALRGKGIKVDPKKIEVVQSWPRPNSATEIGSFLGLAGYYLRFVEGFSSIAAPFTRLTQKGAQFRWSDDCEASFQKLKTALTTASVLVLPSGSGMYTVYCDASRVGLGCVLMQGERVIAYASRQLKPHEKDYSVHNLELAAIVHALKIWRHYLYGVSCEIYTDHRNLQHFFKQWDLNLRNRRWLELLKDYDITILYYPCKANVVADALSKKAESMVSLAFILVEERPLALDIPSLANRLVRLDISEPSRVLACVITQSSLLEQIKARQFNDPHLMVLRETVLQGSAKEVSIGEDGVL; from the exons ATGGCTCGGGAGGTTGGGATGGGGACTCCCTATCAGGTAGTAGTGGAGATCGCTCGCAGGATTGAGGGTTACCGTCAGAagggtagagagcagatgcagcgGGACAAGAGGTCTCAtttttctggagagttcagaggtgccccaactaggggcagaggtcatttTGGGAGGGTTCAGCCCAGCATGCCCCCAtattcagcaccaccacctcctcgaggtgttCCAGCACGGCCCTATTTCAATGCTATGCCGGAGAGTTCTTACCGGCCgccggctattcagggttcttccagtgggtactccGGTTATCACGGTTCTTCCCGTGCCTACTTCAGTGCCATTCCAAAGATTTCATATCACCCACCAGCTATCCAGGGTTCTTccggtgggtattcaggccatcatgGTCGGACTTTAGGGCAGCAATCCACCGCTCTGAGAG GCAagggcattaaggtggatcccaagaagattgaggtagttcagagttggcctcgtcctaatTCGGCGACTGAGATCGGGAGTTTcttagggttagcaggttattatctccggtttgtggagggcttctcatctattgcagcaccttttactagattgacccagaagggtgctcagtttcgttggtccgatgattgtgaggcgagcttccagaagctcaagacggctttGACCACAGCATCAGTCCttgtgttgccttccggttcggggatgtatactgtgtattgtgatgcttcacgcgttggcttgggttgtgtattgatgcaaggggagcgagttattgcatatgcttcacgtcagctgaagccccatgagaaggaTTATTCGGTTCacaatttggagttggccgcgattgttcatgctcttaagatctggaggcattatctatatggggtgtcttgtgagatttacaccgatcatcgcaatTTGCAGCATTTTTTCAAGCAatgggatctcaatttgaggaatcgtaggtggcttgagttactgaaggattatgacatcaccattctttattatccgtgcaaggcgaatgtagtcgcagatgccttgagcaagaaggcagagagtatggttagtttggcattcattttagTAGAGGAGAGACCACTAGCCTTGGATATTccgtccttggctaacagacttgtgaggttggatatttcagagcccagccgagttcttgcttgcGTCATTACCCAGTCCTCACTATTGGAGCaaatcaaggctcgacagtttaATGATCCGCACTTGATGGTTCTCagggagacggtactacagggtagtgccaaggaggtttctattggtgaGGATGGTGTTTTGTGA
- the LOC108945861 gene encoding uncharacterized protein, whose product MRTVHSTWPVILMPYNLPPWMCMKQEFFILSLLIPGPKAPGNNIDVFLQPLIKELNELWDDGTETYDASAKEIFQIRAALMWTINDFPAYGTLSGWCTYGRFACPSCNINTQFRRLTHGRKFCYMGYRRFLKSGHKYRNDAKSFDGTKETRLAPCPVSGSIVLNQVKDIKFTLGQSSKAVSGVMKNTWRKRSIFFDLPYWKSNLVRHNLNVMHIEKNVCDNLIYTLLDLGKKSKDNLEARLDLKEMKIRPSLWPQYRASGKAYLPPTFFTMSQKEKELFYEVLQNAKFPDGYASNISRCIRKRKIYGLKTHDCHVIMQELLPLALRRSVDKRVSSILIELCTFFRVLCSKELKVEELKLLEEKISETLSTMEKLFLPGFFTVMIHLIIHLATEAKHAGPVHCRWMYPIERYEE is encoded by the coding sequence ATGCGAACTGTACACAGTACATGGCCAGTGATTTTAATGCCATATAATCTTCCACCATGGATGTGCATGAAACAAGAGTTCTTCATTTTGTCCTTACTTATTCCTGGACCAAAAGCTCCTGGCAATAATATTGATGTCTTTTTGCAACCTTTAATAAAAGAGTTAAATGAATTATGGGATGATGGGACAGAAACATATGATGCCTCTGCTAAGGAGATATTTCAAATTCGAGCAGCTCTCATGTGGACTATAAATGATTTTCCAGCATATGGTACTCTCTCTGGATGGTGCACTTATGGTCGGTTTGCATGCCCTTCTTGTAACATAAACACTCAATTTAGAAGGCTCACACACGGCAGAAAGTTTTGTTACATGGGGTATCGACGCTTCTTGAAGTCAGGACACAAATATCGGAATGATGCAAAATCGTTTGATGGTACTAAAGAAACAAGACTTGCACCTTGTCCAGTATCTGGGTCAATAGTGTTGAATCAAGTTAAAGATATAAAATTTACTCTCGGCCAGTCGAGTAAAGCGGTAAGTGGAGTGATGAAAAACACATGGAGAAAGAGGAGTATTTTTTTCGATCTTCCTTATTGGAAGTCTAACTTGGTGCGCCATAATCTTAATGTGATGCACATAGAAAAGAATGTGTGTGATAACTTAATTTATACATTATTGGATCTTGGTAAAAAGTCTAAAGATAACTTAGAAGCTCGATTGGACTTGAAGGAGATGAAAATAAGACCTAGTTTATGGCCTCAATATCGAGCTAGTGGGAAAGCATATCTTCCTCCTACTTTTTTCACAATgtctcaaaaagaaaaagagttGTTTTATGAAGTACTACAAAATGCCAAGTTTCCAGATGGCTATGCGTCTAATATCTCACGCTGCATTCGCAAACGAAAGATATATGGGTTAAAAACTCATGATTGTCATGTTATAATGCAAGAACTTCTTCCCCTTGCCTTGCGGAGATCAGTAGATAAAAGAGTTAGTTCCATTTTAATTGAACTATGCACATTCTTTCGTGTTCTATGTAGCAAAGAACTAAAAGTAGAAGAGTTAAAGTTACTTGAAGAAAAAATTTCAGAAACTTTGTCTACTATGGAGAAACTTTTCCTCCCAGGATTCTTTACTGTTATGATACATTTGATAATTCACTTGGCAACTGAGGCTAAACATGCGGGGCCGGTACATTGTCGCTGGATGTACCCAATTGAGAGATATGAAGAATAA